The region ATTCAATGCCCATTTGCCTGAGCGCCCACACGGAATGTACCGAGCAGTAATCAAACTCAATACCTTGACCGATACGGATTGGACCTGAGCCCAATACCATGACTTTACGCTTGTCGGTTGTCATGACTTCATCTTCTTGAGCATAAGTCGAGTAATAGTACGGAGTAACTGCCTCGAACTCGGCCGCGCACGTGTCAACCATTTTATAGCTTGGCAAAATATTTGCCTGCTTGCGCATTTCCCGGATTTGGTATATCGTCCTACCGGTAAGTTCGGCAATAGTCTTATCGGCAAACCCCATCTTTTTAGCTGCCAACAGCACTTCCGTAGACAGTTCCTGGCTGATTTGCCGTTCCATGGCAACAATGTTGGCAATTTTTTCTAGAAAAAACTTATCTATCGCCGTAATAGCATGAATTTCCTCTACAGTTATCCCCCGCCGCATGGCTTCGGCAATAATAAACGCCCGTTCATCATTAGCAAGCTTTAACTTTTCTTTGACCTCCAAGTCGCTAAGTCTGTCAAATTCCGGGATATACAACCGGTGAAGACCAATTTCCAATGAGCGCACTGCCTTGAGCAGCGCACCTTCAAAGTTCCGGTCGATCGACATAACTTCACCGGTGGCTTTCATCTGAGTGCCGAGAATCCGGTCGGCAAAACTAAATTTATCAAAGGGCCAGCGCGGAAACTTAACTACCACGTAGTCAAGCGCCGGCTCAAAGCATGCTTTGGTTTTGCCGGTTACAGCATTGGTAATTTCGTCAAGCGTATAGCCGATAGCGATTTTAGTGGCGACTTTGGCAATAGGATAGCCTGTAGCCTTGGACGCTAAGGCACTCGAACGGCTTACCCGCGGATTAACTTCAATTACGATATATTTACTGCTTTTGGTGTCAAGCGCAAACTGAACGTTACAGCCGCCTTCAATTCCCAACGCCCGGATGATTTTAAGCGATGCGCTTCTTAACATCTGGTATTCATAGTCTGTCAGTGTCTGTGACGGCGCCACAACAATACTATCGCCGGTATGGATGCCTACAGGATCAAAGTTCTCCATATTGCAGACAGTGATACAATTATCGGCAGCATCACGGATAACTTCATATTCAATTTCTTTCCAGCCGGCCACACTGCGTTCAATGAGCGCCTGACCAATAAGGCTGTACTTTAAGCCCTTGTTAACAGTATCGATAAGTTCCTCATCATTGTGAGCAATACCGCCGCCTGTACCACCCAGAGTATAGGCCGGACGCACAATCAGCGGGTAGCCGATTTCCTGGGCAAATTTAAGTGCACTCTCAATATCTTCGACAATGGTACTCTCGGGAATGGGCTGTCCGATTTCTTCCATGGTAGCTTTAAATAATTCGCGGTCTTCGGCCTTTTTAATAGCGTCAAGCGGCGTACCTAAGAGTTCCACTTGATATTTTTCCAAAACACCGCTTTCCGCCAGTTTAACAGCCAGGTTAAGACCAGCCTGACCGCCCAGAGTGGGCAAAAGTCCGTCCGGGCGTTCTTTGGCAATGATTTCTTCCAGGTATTCCGGTGTGAGCGGTTCAATATATACCCAATCAGCAATATTGGTATCAGTCATGATGGTAGCCGGATTGCTGTTAACCAGCACCACTTCAAAACCTTCTTCTTTGAGCGCCTGGCACGCCTGAGTACCGGCGTAGTCAAATTCTGCGGCCTGGCCTATAACTATCGGGCCTGAACCAATTACCATTACTTTACGTAAATTGTGCTTTTTCGGCACCGTTAGTTCCTCCCTGCCCTACTTGTCTCTTTATTCAACAGCTTCATAAATTCCTCAAAAAGATATGTATTATCATCAGGCCCGGGCGCTGCTTCCGGGTGATATTGCACCGAAAATACCGGCAGGCAATTGTGGCGTATGCCCTCGATTGTGCCGTCGTTTACCGCACGGTGAGTAACAGTTACGTCAAGGCCGGCCAAAGACTCTTCCTCAATGGCATAACCATGGTTTTGTGATGTAATATAAACCCGGCCTGTAGACAAATCTTTTACCGGGTGGTTAGAGCCACGGTGACCGAATTTCAGCTTGTAGGTATTACCCCCGAAAGCCAACGCCAGTAGCTGATGTCCAAGACAAATGCCAAATATCGGCTTTTTGCCAATAAGCTCCCGGACGGTAGCAACAGGTGCGTCTTTGGGATCACCTGGTCCATTGGACAAGAATATTCCGTCCGGATTAAGCGCCAGGATTTCTTGAGCCGGAGTATGCGCCGGCACAACGGTCAGGTCGCAGCCCGCTTTGGCCATTGAGTTTAAAATATTGCGCTTAATGCCAAAGTCCATGACAGCAATCCGTGGTCCGCTATTGGGCATTCTATATACTTCTTTAGTAGTAACTTCTTCTACTACCTCAATAGACGGCGGCATGTCAAACAGTGCACTCACCTCGCTTGCGGGAGCGTCAGCCGGCACAATAACACCTTTCATCGTGCCGTGTGAACGGATCCGCCGGGTAATAGCCCGGGTATCAACCCCGTATATGCAGGGAATGTTCCTTGACTTGAGATAAGAAACCAAGGAGTCTTCAGCCTGCCAGTTGCTTGGCTTACCACACAATTCGCTGACTACAAAGCCGCAAACAAACGATTGTCTGGCTTGTTCGAAAATATTTGCCACGCCATAGTTACCTATAAGCGGATATGTCATAGTAACTATTTGTCCACAGTAGGACGGGTCGGTCAACACTTCTTGGTATCCGGTCATCCCGGTATTGAATACTACTTCCCCAACTGCCGTAGTACCGGAAGCAAGCATCCCTTGGAAAACACTGCCGTCTTCCAATATCAGTTTGCCAATCATTTAAGCACCTCGCCATTTTGCATAATTATACTGCCATTCACTATAGTAATTAGCGCTTTACCCTTTAAATTCCTGCTTTCAAATGGAGAATGTTTGCCACGAGTATAAAAATTTATGCAGTTTACAGTCCATTCGTATTCAGGATCAATAATGGTTATATCAGCGGGAGCGCCAGCTTTCAGCACACCACTTTCCAGTCCGAGAATTTTTGCCGGAGCATAAGACATTTTATCAATGATTTCGGACAGAGTAAATTTTCCGGTATGGTACAGGCCGGTCAGCACAACACCAAGCGCTGTTTCCAGCCCGGCAAAGCCGCTGGGCGCATAACGAAATTCCACGTCTTTTTCCTCAAAGGCATGGGGAGCATGGTCGGTGGCAATTGCATCAATTGTTCCGTCCTTAAGGCCGGCAATAAGCGCTTCCACATGGTCAGCCGATCTAAGCGGCGGATTAACTTTGAAGGCAGTATTAAAACTTTTCAATTCATCATCAGTAAGCGTCAGATGATGCGGCGTAACCTCAGCTGTTACCTTCACGCCGCGCCGTTTTGCCTGACGGATAATCTCAACCGCCCCCTTGCTGCTGACATGAGCGATATGGACGGAAGCGCCGGTATACTCGGCCAACATGATATCCCTGGCTACTGCAATATCTTCAGCCACTGCGGGACGTCCTTTCATACCAAGCATGGCCGATACGGCGCCTTCGTGCATAAAGCCTTCGCCTGCCAATCCCTCATCTTCAGAATGAGTAATTACCGGGCGTCCAAACATACTTGTATATTCCAGGCCGGTCCGTAACAGCCGGGTATTATCCAGATACCCGCCATCATCAGATATGGCAACGGCGCCTGCTTGAATCATATCGCCAATTTCGGCAAGTTCTTTGGCTTCCAGACCTTTGCTGAGTGCGCCAATTACTTTAAGGTTAACAACACCTTCTGTCTGACCGCGCTGTATAAGGCCGGACACCAGAATGGAGTTATCAACTACCGGCTTGGTGTTCGGCATACAGGCCACTGTGGTAAAACCGCCTGCTGCTGCGGCCCGGGTGCCTGAGGCAACATCTTCCTTGGCTTCAAGCCCGGGCTCTCTGAGATGCACATGCATATCAATAAGGCCGGGTGCCACAACCAGTCCAGCGGCGTCATACACCTCCGCGCCTTGGACCGCAAGGTTTTGCCCGACAGCCGTTATCCTGCCGTTTTCAATTAAGATATCACCTAACATGTCCATATTTTCCGCCGGATTAATAATCCGACCACCTTTAATTAGCAGTTTCAATGTGAGTCCCCCCCATCAGCACTAAGAATAACAGCGCCATCCTTACCGCCAGTCCGTTTTTTACCTGTTCCTGTATAGCCGATTGATCCCCGTACGCTATGTCCGGAGCAATTTCAAGACCGCGGTTCATTGGCCCCGGATGCATCAATAGAGCGTCCTGTTTGGCCAACGCCAACCGCTTGGCATTGACGCCGAATATCCGGGCATACTCCCGCGCCGATGGAAATAAGCCTTTTTGCTGGCGCTCACGTTGAATGCGGAGCACATTGACAACATCGGCTTGGTCAAGCGCCTCTTCAATGCGGTTGTGCACTTTTACACCGGCTTTATCAATACCGTATGGCAGCAGCGTCTGCGGTCCGGCAATATGCACTTCGGCGCCCATTTTTAACAGGCCCCAGATGTTGGATCTAGCTACCCGGCTGTGTAAAATGTCGCCAATTATGGCTACTTTGAGTCCGGCGATCTTCCCCTTATATTGCTTAATAGTAAACATGTCCAAAAGCCCCTGAGTCGGGTGTTCATGCGCGCCGTCACCTGCATTGATAACAACCGGCTTCACAACGTTAGCGGCAAACTGAGCCGAACCTTCAGCCTCGTGCCGCATAACGATAATATCCACACCCATAGCTTCGACGGTGAGAAGTGTGTCGCGTAAGCTCTCACCTTTGGCAACACTACTTGAACTTACCGAGATGTTAACAACATCAGCGCCAAGGTACTTGCCGGCAAGCTCAAACGACGTGCGCGTCCGGGTGCTGTTTTCGAAAAACAGATTAATAATCGACTTTCCGCGCAATGTTGGTGCTTTCTTGATATCCCGGTCGATGATATTTTTCATTTCTTTCGCAGTATCAAGCACTAATTCCATCTCGCCCACCGACATAGTTTCAAGACCGAGAATATCCTTTTTTCGTAGTGACACTTGAGCTTTATTCATTACACACTCCCCCTCGATTCATTCAAGAAACCTAAGTTCTTTCTACCAGGAACTGGTAGTAAATTACAACATGCTGGAAAAAAATATAACTCCTTGCCTGCGCAGCAAGGAGTTATGTAAATAGCCATGCCAATATATCAACATAGCTTGACAACATCCTTGCAGACCTCACAGGATCAGCTTAAAGGATAGTATTTGTGATTGTCTGGTATAATAAAAGCCTTCTTGCCGTGAATGCGCAAGAAGGCGTAATAATGCTACAATCGTCCCCTTGCCAGCCTCACAGGACTAGCTTAAAGGTTATATATCATTGTTAATGATAATAACAGAGTCCGGCAAGAATTGTCAAGGATTTTGTGCAAAATTAAAACTCCTAGTTTCTACTAGGAGTTTTAATTTGTTAAGTGGTGCGGTTGGTGAGATTTGAACTCACACGCCGGTTAGGCGCCACCCCCTCAAGATGGTGTGTCTGCCAGTTCCACCACAACCGCATTTTTGTGGGTTCGAGATTAGAGTCCTCGAACTTGCCGGAATTTGCGAACAGCAAATTCCACTATTGAATTTTTGTCTTATCAACCTCGATCTTTCGATTCTCGACTCATTGAGTATGGTGCGGTCGAGTGGATTTGAACCACCACGAGGTTGCCCCCACTAGCTCCTGAGGCTAGCGCGTCTGCCGTTCCGCCACGACCGCATATTTGTTATTCAACAATAAAGATTATACGATACATCGGCAATTTCGTCAAGGATAATTATTATGGAAATTTATTGGTGCGGTTGGTGAGATTTGAACTCACACGCCGGTTAGGCGCCACCCCCTCAAGATGGTGTGTCTGCCAGTTCCACCACAACCGCATTTTTGTGGGTTTGAGATTAGAGTCCTCGAACTTGCCGGAATTTGCGAACAGCAAATTCCACTATTGAATTTTTGTCTTATCAAGCTCGATCTTTCGATTCTCGACTCATCGAGTATGGTGCGGTCGAGTGGATTTGAACCACCACGAGGTTGCCCCCACTAGCTCCTGAGGCTAGCGCGTCTGCCGTTCCGCCACGACCGCATCGTTCACTTTTATATTACGCATTAACGCAACGTAATATATGTTATCATACCATCAAATTATCGTCAAGTATAATCTAAGAAATATTATTTAGCACTGGCAAAACCCCATTGCCAGGCGTTCCAAAGGTTGCCCGAAGGGGTAGGATTGGGCTGGTAATTAACCACAGATGTTTTCACAGCATCAATGCTTCCCCGGAAATAAAGCGGCACCACTGGACAATCTTCCCGGATTAAGTCCTGGATACGGAAATAAATATCTTTTCTGGCGCCAATATCCAAGGTTCTGGCACCAAGCTCGGTCAAATGATCAATCTCCGGGTTACGCCAGCCTGGATAGTTCTGCCCCTCATAACCGTTATTACGATTCGGAATTTTACGGGAATGCCAAAGATTAAGATTATCCGGGTCAATGCCAGCAACCCAAGCGTATAATGCTGTTTCAAACCGCCGGTTTTTTAAAACATCACTAAAAAAAAGCGTCGCATCAATTGGACGGATCTCAACTAAAACACCAATTTCTTTAAGCTGTTCGGCGATTTTTTGCGCAGTTTGTTCCCGCAGCTTGTTGCCAACGGGAGTGACCAGGGAAAAAGCTAATTTTCGGCCTTCTTTAGTCATAATCCCGTCAGGTCCGGGCTGCCAACCGGCTTGAGCCAACAGTTCACGAGAAGTATTGATATCTCTGGCTGGAGGTTGCTGCATGGGGTTGTAGGCCCATGATAACGGTGATTGATCACCATATGCCGGAGTAGCAACATTTTTCAGTACATTATTAGTTATGGCTTGGCGATCAATGGCGTTGCTAATAGCTTTGCGGACCCGCACGTCCTGGAATAAGGGGTTATCAAGATTAAAATCCATATGCTCCCAGATCATCGTAGGCGTTATCACCGCCCGCACACCGTCAATCGCCTTGACTTGCTCCAAGTAAGTAAAGCCAATATTGCTGACAATATCTACTTCGCCTGCTTTTAACTGGGTAAGCAAAATGTTGGCATCAGGTATAATTCGATAAACAATACTGTCCAAAGCAGGTTTACCGCGATAATAACTAGGGTTGGCTTCTAAAACAATTGCTTCCGCAACCTGCCATTCCTTGAATTTAAACGGCCCGGTACCTACAGGCGCCCGGTTGAACGGCGCTTTGTTAATATCGCCGGCAGTCTCAAGTATATGTTTGGGTAATATGGTGGTAAACAGCGTAAGATAGGGCGCGTAATACTCCCGGAATTTAATTATGACAGTATGCTTGTCCGGAATTTCGATAGAATTAATCCGGTCATAGCCATCACGTGACACAACATTTACTTTACGGTTCATAATGACCTGCCAGGTAAACTTTACATCATCGGCGGTAAATGGGGTACCGTCATGCCAAGTTACTCCCTGGCGCAGGTGGTAAGTTACCGTCAACCCGTCAGGAGTCACTCCGCCGTTAGCCGTGGTTGGCACATCAATAGCCAGGTCCGGCAGCCATCCCTCCTTATCGTCCGTAATTACCAGCCCGCTAAATACCAGTCTTCCTACCTCGGCTGTAGCCAAAAGGTCGGATAGTAGCGGATTAAGTGTATTGGGCTCCTGCAGACTACCATATTTCAGCTGACCACCCTGTTGAATAACAACTTTTTTCTTTTCCGGCGACGGAACTGACTCCCGCGGACTACACCCCGCGTTGATAATGACCAATACTGTTATTAATAAAATCATTAGCTTACGCATTAATAGTACCTTCTCCCCATCATCTCATAACTCATGGAAAATCAAAAAACTTTATCTTCCGTACAATTCCTGATAACGTTTTTTATTATATAATACCTTTTCGACATACTCTCTGGTTTCTTTAAACGGTATTTGCTCAATGTCATCAAAGTCTGTCGACCATCCATACCGCTGCATCCACTGTTTTACGTTTCCCCTACCCCCGTTATATGCCGCAAGATACAATACTTCATTCCCGGCAAATTCCTTTTTCAAGGATGCCAAATACCAGGTGCCAAACCGAATGTTAACATCTGGGTCGGTAAGATCGGCTATCATAAAATCCTTTTGTTCAAGCTGCTCGGCAATCCATCGCCCTGTCTCAGGCATAATCTGCATCAGCCCTAACGCGCCTTTGGGCGAGAGGGCTGATGCAATAAATTTACTTTCTGTTCTAATAACACCAGCCACCAAAAAAGGATTAAGATCATATTCCAATGCATAGGTATATACGGCTTCCTGATATAAAAAAGGGTACAGATATTTTTTCTGAAACCAGTCACTGGCGATCATGGCATATATCCCTGTAGCGAAAAATAAAAGACCAATTATCAGGACTTTAAGCCAAGTCCAGATGCGCAATAAAATCACTCCGCTATTAAAGTCACTGTTAAAAAATATGTGCCGGCAAGATAAAAAATACCACTATATGACTGAGTCTTCCTTTAGCGTGATACCGCGCCAAGCTTCATATACCTGCTCTTTAGTGCTCTCAATAGTATTATTGTTATTAAGAACAACAGTGGCATACTTCAATTTTTCTTTCAAAGAAAGCTGTGACTTAATTCTTGCCATAGCATCATCATAATTAATGTTATCACGTGCCATTAGCCTGGCAACTTGGGTATTCTCATCCACATACACCACCCACACGGCGTCAACCATATTATGCCACCCGGCCTCAATTAAAAGCGGCACATCGAGAACAATCACCTTGTAGCCGCGCTGCTTGGCATCAGCTATAGCGGCTTTAGCCTCGTCTTTAATCCGGGGATGGGTAATTCTTTCTAGATCAACCCGTGCCTGGCTGTCGGCAAAGACCAATTGCCCCAAACGCCGGCGGTCAATCTCACCGTCCGCGCCAATAATATCCCGGCCAAATCTCGCCACAATATCCTGCCAAGCGGGTTTACCAGGACAGGTAACTTCGCGGGACAGTTTGTCAGCATCAACAATATATGCCCCCAATTCCTTGAGAAGGGTGCTTACCGTACTTTTACCACTGGCAATCCCACCGGTTAATCCGATTAGATACATATGTATATCCTCCGTCTATTTCTGGCAATTGGGACAATAATGCGTACCGCGTCCGGCTACTTCTTTGCGGGCAATAATAGCGCCGCAACGGCGGCAGGGTTGATTGGCCCGGCCGTAAACATGTAAGTGATGCTGATGGCTGCCGCTT is a window of Sporomusaceae bacterium ACPt DNA encoding:
- the carB gene encoding Carbamoyl-phosphate synthase large chain → MPKKHNLRKVMVIGSGPIVIGQAAEFDYAGTQACQALKEEGFEVVLVNSNPATIMTDTNIADWVYIEPLTPEYLEEIIAKERPDGLLPTLGGQAGLNLAVKLAESGVLEKYQVELLGTPLDAIKKAEDRELFKATMEEIGQPIPESTIVEDIESALKFAQEIGYPLIVRPAYTLGGTGGGIAHNDEELIDTVNKGLKYSLIGQALIERSVAGWKEIEYEVIRDAADNCITVCNMENFDPVGIHTGDSIVVAPSQTLTDYEYQMLRSASLKIIRALGIEGGCNVQFALDTKSSKYIVIEVNPRVSRSSALASKATGYPIAKVATKIAIGYTLDEITNAVTGKTKACFEPALDYVVVKFPRWPFDKFSFADRILGTQMKATGEVMSIDRNFEGALLKAVRSLEIGLHRLYIPEFDRLSDLEVKEKLKLANDERAFIIAEAMRRGITVEEIHAITAIDKFFLEKIANIVAMERQISQELSTEVLLAAKKMGFADKTIAELTGRTIYQIREMRKQANILPSYKMVDTCAAEFEAVTPYYYSTYAQEDEVMTTDKRKVMVLGSGPIRIGQGIEFDYCSVHSVWALRQMGIESVIINNNPETVSTDFDTSDRLYFEPLTPEDVLNIIDKEKPDGVIVQFGGQTAINLAGPLAKAGIKIFGTSVENIDRAEDREKFDELLERLNIPRPQGATITDAAMAVEAAERIGYPVVVRPSYVLGGRAMEIVYNETELRDYMERAVKASPEHPVLVDRYMQGTEVEVDAISDGQDFLIPGIMEHIERAGVHSGDSIAVYPPQTLSQKVIDTIVDYTGRLAKGLQVKGLINIQYVIVDEAVYVLEVNPRSSRTIPFLSKITDVPMVNVATRIAIGETLKSLGYPTGLLPAKPYIAVKVPVFSFAKMQQVDISLGPEMKSTGEVMGIDYNYPRALYKGIIGAGMNVPQEGTVLFTVADKDKPEAGEIAKEFVQMGYELIATSGTGEYLRSLGLKVGLVPKLHEQQPEIVEMIKAGKINMVVNTLTKGRDAESDGFKIRRASVEHAVLCLTSMDTAKAVLDVLSIKRQSKFLYVLALQDYVSGGETAHGKNQCSSSGC
- the carA_5 gene encoding Carbamoyl-phosphate synthase small chain — protein: MIGKLILEDGSVFQGMLASGTTAVGEVVFNTGMTGYQEVLTDPSYCGQIVTMTYPLIGNYGVANIFEQARQSFVCGFVVSELCGKPSNWQAEDSLVSYLKSRNIPCIYGVDTRAITRRIRSHGTMKGVIVPADAPASEVSALFDMPPSIEVVEEVTTKEVYRMPNSGPRIAVMDFGIKRNILNSMAKAGCDLTVVPAHTPAQEILALNPDGIFLSNGPGDPKDAPVATVRELIGKKPIFGICLGHQLLALAFGGNTYKLKFGHRGSNHPVKDLSTGRVYITSQNHGYAIEEESLAGLDVTVTHRAVNDGTIEGIRHNCLPVFSVQYHPEAAPGPDDNTYLFEEFMKLLNKETSRAGRN
- the pyrC gene encoding Dihydroorotase; its protein translation is MKLLIKGGRIINPAENMDMLGDILIENGRITAVGQNLAVQGAEVYDAAGLVVAPGLIDMHVHLREPGLEAKEDVASGTRAAAAGGFTTVACMPNTKPVVDNSILVSGLIQRGQTEGVVNLKVIGALSKGLEAKELAEIGDMIQAGAVAISDDGGYLDNTRLLRTGLEYTSMFGRPVITHSEDEGLAGEGFMHEGAVSAMLGMKGRPAVAEDIAVARDIMLAEYTGASVHIAHVSSKGAVEIIRQAKRRGVKVTAEVTPHHLTLTDDELKSFNTAFKVNPPLRSADHVEALIAGLKDGTIDAIATDHAPHAFEEKDVEFRYAPSGFAGLETALGVVLTGLYHTGKFTLSEIIDKMSYAPAKILGLESGVLKAGAPADITIIDPEYEWTVNCINFYTRGKHSPFESRNLKGKALITIVNGSIIMQNGEVLK
- the pyrB gene encoding Aspartate carbamoyltransferase → MNKAQVSLRKKDILGLETMSVGEMELVLDTAKEMKNIIDRDIKKAPTLRGKSIINLFFENSTRTRTSFELAGKYLGADVVNISVSSSSVAKGESLRDTLLTVEAMGVDIIVMRHEAEGSAQFAANVVKPVVINAGDGAHEHPTQGLLDMFTIKQYKGKIAGLKVAIIGDILHSRVARSNIWGLLKMGAEVHIAGPQTLLPYGIDKAGVKVHNRIEEALDQADVVNVLRIQRERQQKGLFPSAREYARIFGVNAKRLALAKQDALLMHPGPMNRGLEIAPDIAYGDQSAIQEQVKNGLAVRMALLFLVLMGGTHIETAN
- the appA gene encoding Oligopeptide-binding protein AppA; translation: MRKLMILLITVLVIINAGCSPRESVPSPEKKKVVIQQGGQLKYGSLQEPNTLNPLLSDLLATAEVGRLVFSGLVITDDKEGWLPDLAIDVPTTANGGVTPDGLTVTYHLRQGVTWHDGTPFTADDVKFTWQVIMNRKVNVVSRDGYDRINSIEIPDKHTVIIKFREYYAPYLTLFTTILPKHILETAGDINKAPFNRAPVGTGPFKFKEWQVAEAIVLEANPSYYRGKPALDSIVYRIIPDANILLTQLKAGEVDIVSNIGFTYLEQVKAIDGVRAVITPTMIWEHMDFNLDNPLFQDVRVRKAISNAIDRQAITNNVLKNVATPAYGDQSPLSWAYNPMQQPPARDINTSRELLAQAGWQPGPDGIMTKEGRKLAFSLVTPVGNKLREQTAQKIAEQLKEIGVLVEIRPIDATLFFSDVLKNRRFETALYAWVAGIDPDNLNLWHSRKIPNRNNGYEGQNYPGWRNPEIDHLTELGARTLDIGARKDIYFRIQDLIREDCPVVPLYFRGSIDAVKTSVVNYQPNPTPSGNLWNAWQWGFASAK
- the slt gene encoding Soluble lytic murein transglycosylase, producing MRIWTWLKVLIIGLLFFATGIYAMIASDWFQKKYLYPFLYQEAVYTYALEYDLNPFLVAGVIRTESKFIASALSPKGALGLMQIMPETGRWIAEQLEQKDFMIADLTDPDVNIRFGTWYLASLKKEFAGNEVLYLAAYNGGRGNVKQWMQRYGWSTDFDDIEQIPFKETREYVEKVLYNKKRYQELYGR
- the coaE gene encoding Dephospho-CoA kinase; protein product: MYLIGLTGGIASGKSTVSTLLKELGAYIVDADKLSREVTCPGKPAWQDIVARFGRDIIGADGEIDRRRLGQLVFADSQARVDLERITHPRIKDEAKAAIADAKQRGYKVIVLDVPLLIEAGWHNMVDAVWVVYVDENTQVARLMARDNINYDDAMARIKSQLSLKEKLKYATVVLNNNNTIESTKEQVYEAWRGITLKEDSVI